ACCTGCACCTAGGTATCCACGAGTTTACCCACCTGATGCATCTGTATGGCGAGCGGTCGCGCCATGCCAGTTCCTCGATTTTCAGCGATATGTATGGCGAAATCATGGCCGGGCTTGCACAACCCGGTGCGATGGAGCGGGTGCGCAATACGGGCTATTTCCGCGACTACGCCTTTACCAACGCCCACGAGTTCATGGCGGTGGTGCTGGAACACTTCTTCGAGACGCCAACCGAGTTCAGGGCACACTTCCCGTTGCTGTATGAGAAAGTGGCGAAGATGATTAATTACCGGGAACGGTAGGCGTTTTTTCGTAACTTTCGGGTAAAACGATATCATGATATTCGGAAAAGTGGACGACCCCGGGCTCGTCGATTTCACCCTGCCGGTGGACGCACCGGAAACCAAAGGCGTGCTGTCAAAAGGCAATCCCAAGGCGTTTGAAGCGTTTGTGGGCTGCGCCAAGTGGAACCGCACCGACCTGAAAGGGTTTTATCCCCGCGGCACAAAAGACGAGCTGACGTATTACGCCACCCAGTTCAACTCGATTGAGCTCAATGCGACCTTTTACGGCATGCCAAAATGGGAGCAGGTAGAAGCGTGGCGCGATAAAACGCCGGAGGGGTTTCGGTTTTTTCCAAAAGTAAGCGACCTGATCACCCATTACCGTAGGCTGAATAACGTAGAGGAACCCATCAGCACGTTTGCCAATGCGGTCAGCAATTTCGGCGATAAGCTCGGAATGGCGTTCCTGCAATTGCACGACAATTTCAAACCGAAGGATTTTGCGAAACTCGAGGCGGCGCTGCGAATGTTTCCGGCCGGTTTTCCGTTGGCGGTGGAAGTACGCAATGGCGAATGGTTCGCCGATAAAACCACACTCGATGCCTTCTGTGGTTTGTTGTCGGAACTCGGCATGGCCAACATCATCGTCGATACAGCGGGTCGGCGCGACATGCTGCATATGCGGCTGACGACGCCCGTGGCTTTTGTGCGGTATGTGGGTGCTAACCATCCGTCAGACGTCCCGCGTTTGGACGAGTGGGTGGAACGCATTGCCGATTGGAAAAAGCAGGGACTCGAAAAGCTGTATTTCTTCGTGCACCAAAATATTGAGAAGGAGTCGCCGTTGTTGTCGTCTTATTTCATCGAGCGACTAAATGCCGCGATTGGCACCGATTTGAAGATTCCGGCGCGGCAGGTGGCGCAGCAGTCGGAGTTGTTTTAGGGCAATACGTACCAGTGACGAAACGGCTTAGACCTCAAAGGTTTTCAAAACCTTTGAGGTCTAAAGGTCGCGTTTTCGCTTTGAAAAAAAGTACGGGAAACCCGCACATAATGTTAAAACAACTTACGCCAGCAATTGACGTAGCGACGCCACTGTTGCCACCGGATCTTCAGAACGGAAAACGAAATTCCCCGCAACAAGCACATCAGCACCGGCTTCGACCAGGGCCTTCGCGTTTCCGGCATTCACCCCACCGTCGATTTCGATAAGCGTTGACGCGCCTTTGCTTGTAATGAGGGCTTTCAGTTTGCGAACCTTATCATAGGTGTTCTCTATAAAAGACTGCCCTCCGAACCCAGGGTTGACACTCATGACGCAGACAAGGTCGATGTCCTTGATGACGTCTTCCAACAGCGCAACCGGAGTGTGGGGATTCAACGCCACACCCGCTTTCATGCCTTCTGCCTTGATGGCCTGTAGGGTGCGGTGAAGATGTGTACAGGCTTCGTAATGCACCGTCAGGTTATGCGTGCCCAGTGCGGCAAAAGTCTTGATGTAACGGTCGGGGTCGACAATCATGAGGTGGACATCTACGACTTTTTTCATGTATTTGACGGTCGATTCGAGCACCGGCATCCCGAAGGAAATGTTGGGCACGAAAACCCCATCCATGATATCGATGTGAAACCAATCAGCCTCACTGGCGTTGATCATCTCGATGTCGCGTTGCAGATTGGCGAAATCAGCCGCCAGAACAGACGGCGCAATAAGAGTTTTGGACATAGTAGTGTTGTTGTGGCGCAAAGGTACGGAAGATTTGGGAAAGCGGAAGGTGGAGTAGCAGGCAGTAGGCAGTGGGTAGTAGGCAGTAGGCAGTAGGCGCGGTGGACGATTGTAATCGACATTCCCGCAGCTTTGTGCCGTCACATCAGAAGATCAGGGATGAGATAGCTTTTCATCAGCCTTCGTGTCTTAGCGCCTTTGTGTCTATAATTACAAAAGAATCGCTTAGTCGATAATCCGCCCCCTTCGCGTCTTAGGCTATCACTATAAAGAACCACTCAGTCGATAATTCGTGCCCTTCGTGTCTTAGTGCCTTCGCGGCTGAAATGAAAAAACTCCGGGAACCCGAGCACATTGTGCGAACAGACCGGAGTTTCAAATAGTATCTAGGTGACCCTACAACATGAAAAAACTCCGGTAATCAGCCGGAGTTTCAATCATCAATCAAAAAACGAACAGTTAATCAGACTGTTGTCGCGTTTATATCAAAAAAGTGATAATCGTAAATTATGGACGTGCAAAATACAACTAAATTTAAAAAATCCAAATGTAAAATGCCCGGCTATTGTTGCAATTATCCCAGGTAGGTCTTCAGGATTTTGCTGCGTGAGGTGTGTTTCAACCTCCGGATAGCCTTCTCCTTGATCTGGCGCACACGCTCGCGCGTGAGGTCGAAGGTCTCGCCAATCTCCTCAAGTGTCATCGGATGTTGGTCACCCAATCCGAAATACAGACGCACCACATCCGCTTCACGCGGTGTAAGCGTTTCAAGCGAACGCTCGATTTCCGTCCGCAGTGATTCGTGGATCAGTTCACGGTCGGGGTTAGGAGACTCGCCTGAACGCAATACATCATACAGGTTCGAATCCTCGCCTTCTACCAACGGCGCATCCATTGACAGGTGACGTCCGGAATTCTTCATACTCTCCTTCACGTCGTTGACGGTCATGTCGAGTTCTTTCGCGATTTCTTCCGCGGATGGTGGACGCTCGTTCGATTGCTCGAGCAACGCATACATCTTGTTGATCTTATTGATCGATCCGATTTTGTTCAGCGGCAAACGCACAATACGCGATTGTTCGGCCAACGCCTGAAGAATCGATTGACGGATCCACCAAACCGCATACGAAATGAATTTAAAACCGCGGGTTTCGTCGAAGCGCTGCGCAGCTTTGATCAATCCAAGGTTTCCTTCGTTGATCAGATCGGGAAGCGTCAATCCCTGGTTTTGGTATTGCTTGGCAACGGATACCACGAAACGAAGGTTGGCTTTTGTCAGCTTCTCCAACGCTTTCTGGTCTCCGGCCTTGATCTTTTGTGCGAGTTCCACCTCTTCGTCAGCGGTGATAAGATCGACTTTCCCGATTTCCTGTAGGTACTTGTCAAGTGAAGCAGTCTCCCGGTTGGTTACCTGCTTGGTAATCTTAAGTTGTCTCATGAATTAGTCTGAGTGGGGTTACGATACTTGTAGTTATACGTATGCCGCTCCGAAAAAGTTACAAACCTCCAAAAAAATCTTTAGTAGGAAAGATCGACCCGGGCCGTCAGGCGCGCTTCGTAAAAGGCAACCTTTTGTAACATCTTGCTAAAGAATAATTTACGGTCTCTGGTGCCGGAGTGGTTCAGCGATTTTGAGTTTTGCAATTGGAAGAGAAAATAGTCGCGGGCGTGCCGGCACGTCACGTCGTCTCCGGTGATGAAATAACCTAACATCGTATAAGGGACGAAGAGGCGCATACGGTTCTCATCGCACACGAGTACGTTATTGTTAAGAATCAAAAGCTCATTATGGTACAGATCATAACGCGCATCCGCCCGCGAACAGCGACGCTCGGTTTCCGCCAATAATGTGCGGACATCCTCATAGAGCGCGCGCGCCGCGTCCGGTGTCAGCAATCCCGATTCCGAGAAATAGTCGATTTGCTGTAAGGTGCTGTTGATCGTCGTATCATTCCAGATTTCACGGATGGCCATATTCGCATACGCATTCCGCAGTCGGCTGCTGTGCGGTAGTACGGCTTCCGGTACCGTAAACCCCGAAAAAGGCGTCATGTCGCTACCGGTCAGCAACGCCATCCATACATATAGCTTGAACTTCGACAACAGCGTACCGCCCACCGTATGAAACAGCGGGATATCCTTAGCGGAATAATACATCACCGCGTCCTGCTTCTGGAAACGTTCCAGATAATCCGCCGATGTCGCAAAATAATCAGCCAGGTCAGCAAACGAATGGATTTCCTTGGTCTTTTCGACCACCACTTTGTTATCGGCACCCAACACCGCATCCATCGACAGGTTAAAATGCCGACACAACGCGACGGCCTCGTCTATCGAGAACTTGCTCTTAGAGGATACCCGCCGGTGGGCCGCATCGTAGCTAATCGATAGGACAGCCGACAATACATCCAGCAACGAATCACCGGGTGGGATTTTCTTTCGGATGGCAGCCAGCAGCAGATCTTGGTTCATTTGTGATTTTCGCAAAACACAATAGTACTAAAATTATTTAACACAACATCGATTGTTATTATCGCAATAGTTTTGGCTCAGTAAAATACACATCCAAATGAAAAAAATCCTCCTTTTGGCACTCCTCATAGCAGGTAGTGCAAGCGCACAAGACAGCTTACCGGGCCATATACAGCGCGGGTTCAGCCTATCGCCCATTTCCCGTAAGGTAAGCCGTGTCGACGGATGGGTGCTGGGCGTCGGCCATTATCGCAGTAAACTGATCGAACGGCAAACCGTAAACGGCCTCAACACCGAATTGAGTCCGACCGGCGCGGCCTTCGTACTCGCCGGGATCGTTAGGGTTATGTACCTGAGCAAACGGGGTGAAATTCCCATCATTGACAGCCTTCCGGCGGCGGCGCCAACGTTTATCCGGGTCAATGGAATCAATGTAAGTACGGGTGGATTTATCGAAGAAGGTGCGGAGGTGCGCGGACTCAACCTCTCGACCGCTACCCTCCTGAACCGGATGCAGGGTGTTTCCGTATCGGCACTTGCCGTTGGAGCAGTTCGGGTAGACGGATTCACCATCAGTCCGTTCTCCTCCATCCGGCACCTGAACGGAGGCTCTATTTCCCTCACCAACAGCGCCTGGGAGGTACGGGGCACGCAAATAGGGCTCCTCAACATGACCCGTGAATTGCGTGGGCTACAGCTGGGAGCCATCAACTCAGCCCGTTCGTCGCGATATGGCTTCCAGATTGGGCTGATCAACCGCACCCATCGCGGGTTTCAGCTAGGCTTGTTGAACATCAATAAAAAACGGGTACTACCCCTCTTAAACTGGTAATCGCATGAAAAAGATCATTTGTGTTTCGCTATTGCTTGCCTCCCTGATAGGATCGGCACAGGCCCGTCCTTTCCTGTCGCCCACCGAACGTGTATATGTCGAAGCCGGAGGGTACATTCCGCTTGACGGCCTAAAAGACAAAATCCAGCCGTCTGTGAACTTCGGATTCTGGTACCGCGCCGTCCATTTCGAGCGCGAATCACTCGAGATTGGTTTCAACCTGACGGTTCCGGAAAGCGTGGGCAACTTCCAGTATATCCATCGCGACAGTATCTTCAACAACCGCATCCGTGGACTCGGCGGCACCATAGGTATCCGCTACTCGGCACGGATGGATTTCTTCGAATCTCCGACCACCGGCATGGAATGGTATTCGACCCTGGGCTACGGCTTCCTGACGTACCGATCACAGTTTGTAGGCTATACCGATCCCTCTGCTCCCTTTCAAAAGGAACGATACAGCAAGGTGTTCAGTACCATGTCAATCGGACTCGGGGTACGCTGGTTTTACAAGAATGTAGGTGTACAGGCGGGTTACCAGTGGACACCTTACTCCTGGTTTTACAAAGACTTACCGCGCGATTTTGGAAGCGGCGCGTTGTTGGTAGGGATTGTATACAAGCAATAAGAAAAGCCCGGCGTTAAAACCGGGCCTAACCAACTTATAATCTGTAACTAAATCCGAATTGAGCTGTGACCCACCGGGGTCGGAAGGTGGTGTCGCTTTCGAGCGTCTTAAGGGGGTAACGGAAGAGCGGCGTTACCTCGGCGCGCCAATGCGACCCGATTTTATAGTATACCTGAAAACCTGCGTCAATACCCGAAGTGGTTTTCAGGAAGTTGTTTTGACCTCCCAGAGAAAACGTTTGGGTTCCCGTTGCCGAGACGACTAATTCATTGCGGTTGTAGCGCATCAGGGCTATGCCGAGTAGTGCCTCCACCCCGAGATTGCGGTCTAGTAGCCGGTAGCTGAACGTGATGGGAATCTCGGAGTACCGGATTTCCTGGTCAATGGTAACCGTCTGGGCATTTACGAATCGTTCTTCGACATCCATAGGCGACATTCCGGCAGCCAAATCAATGCGACTGTAGTCAAGGAAGCGATTATCACTCCCGACCCCCGAGATGTGGGTTTGGTACGCCAGGTTTACCTGTGAGTAGCCAATCTGGATACCAAAACGGCCGTTGAACTTCCACTTCGCAAACAAGCCGAACGAATGGCCTGCCTTTCCCTTGCCCGAGAAGGTAGCGGCATCTGAGAGAGGCGAGGCGTTCCCGAAGGATGCCATTACGTTTGGGCCATACCAACCGCCCACGTAAAACTCATACTGGGGCTTGGGTTCCTCTGCAGCTTTGGATTCGTCTTTTTTGACGGTTTTCTTTTGGTTGGCGGTGCTGTCTGCCGTCGGTGTTGTGGCAACGGAAAGGGAATCACTGGTGGGAAACAGCAGTTCCCGCCCGAGACTTCCCGTCGGATTCGGCTGAAATGCGATGCCTTTGGCCTCTTCTGCCTGTCCGAACGCGTCGCGGGAAGACGCCATTCGCTTTTTAGCAAAATACGATGTAAAGCGCGTCGGAGGGTGCATTCGCGTACGCCGGTGATTTCGGTGCACCGGCCCTTTTTTAGTAAAGGAAGGACGAGACGACTCGACGGAATGGGCTTTTTGGGATGCCGTTACAGTAGTCGTGTTGCCTGACGTCGGTGCCGACCTCTCAGGATGCAGGGTGTTTGGATCACTAGGGTCTACCTTTCCATCCGGATGTGATACGACGGGTTGTGATACAGAAGGGCGTACCGGAGCCGATTTTTCGTCACGTCGTTCCCAATTGTCGTTACTCTCGACAGCATCCCCGGTGAAATACGTAACGCCAAAATACCCCACCAGGAGCATTGCCGCCAGTCCCGGCCACCAAAGCCAGAACACGCCGCGGCGTTTTTTCTTTTTTTCAAGGTCGGCCTCGATACGAGCCCAAACTTCGTCAGAAGGCGTTTGGTCGAGGTCTTTCAGGCGTTCGCGGAAGGCGCGACCGATATCTTTTTTATTTTCCATTGCTCACCTTTTTAGGGTTAATGGGAGTTTGCTGTAACTCTCTTTTCAACAAAGCCTTGGCCTTGTGTAGGTTTGATTTTGAGGTGCCCTCTGTAATATCCAGCATTGAGGCGATTTCCTTATGCGAATAATCGTCCAACTCATAAAGGCAGAATACCAGCCGGTACTGGTTGGGAAGACGTTGCACGAGTTCCAACAACCGGTCAAGCGACACGTCCATCTCGTCTTCATCTACCGTGGTGTCATCCGGGAGCTTGTCAGGCAGGGCGACGAGTCCAAAGGTTTTGCGGTAACTGTCAATTGCTTTGTGGATGGTGATCCGTTTCATCCATCCCTCAAACGACCCTTTGTTTGCAAAGCTTCGGATGTTGGTGAAGATCTCGACGAACGCGTTGTGCAGGTTGTCTTCGGCTTCTTCCAGGTTGGCGCAATACTTCAGGCTGAGCGCGAAGAGCGTATTTCGGTAGCGTCCATAGAGTGCTTCCCGCGCCTTTCGGTCGCCGTCCATACAGCCTTTTATGATGTTATCGAGATCCAACGGAAGCAGGGGTATCGTTCGGTAAATCGGAAATGCGTGTCATCCCTCTTAAAAGTAATGGATTCCGCGCACATGCACGCCCGATGTCGTCTTATCTTCAGCGCTCATCACATTGGTCGTAGCGTCCAGCACAAAGGCAGTAGCACCCGTAGCGTCGGTGGCCGACCAATAGCGTCCGTTCAACTCATTGGGCAGTAGCGGCACAAGGGCGTCCCGTATAGCCTGGAGTTCCGCTTTGGAAGGAAGAAACCAGCGATGGCCGACATCCGCCCCAAATAACAATACTTCCCGTGCAGCCACGGTTCCGTCGGCGGTAGGGGAACAGACGGAAGGCGTAGTGTAGAAATCGACCAGCGCCCCATGCATCCGGGCAATATCGCCGCTGGCCCATTTTCCGGCACCCATGCCGTCCTGTAATGCCTGCGGAATCGCCAGGATGTTGCATCCCCATTGCGCGGAAGGTAGGTCGCTTTCCATTATCTCAATATACCGCCATCCCTCGCTATACGAACCTTTGTCATAGCATACCAACCCTCCCTGCGGACCGACGGCGCCAATCGAATAGGCCGTTTCGGTTTCACAGGAACGACTTAGTTGTATCAACTGGTTTCCGTCGCCGATACGGATAGTATCAGGCGTGACGATGACAGGTGCGTCGATTTGCCAGTAGTCGGCTAGGGCTGAGGTGCCGCCGAGATAAATGTTCATGTGGTAGTTGTCGTTTACGAAAAGAAACGTCCACGTACCCTCATAGGTTTCGCCATTGTAGTAAAAGGTTAATGTCCCGTCGGGATGGGTCTGGAAAACACCACCTACAAACCCATTGCGACCGCCTTCTACGTAATCGACGTTCCAGACGCAGGGTGTGGGCGGACAAAACAATCCGTTGCAATACCGGATGATGTCGTCACGGTTGCAACTGTCGATCGCCGCCTTCAACTCTTCGTTGTTATGGATGGAAAAGACGCTGCCGTCTGCTAGTGTGGTCGAAATCGGATAGCTGATACTGATCGCAGCGTCTGTAACCAGGTTGCCGAGGAAAGCACTGAAATCAGCGTCGCCGACAATCTGGTCTTGCGCCACCGGATCGAGATCACCATCATAGGTAATGACGGTAAGGGGATAGACGAAGTCAATGCAGACGATGTGCTGTAACGGGTCGGTGTCCTCGTTGCTGATCTGGCTCACTTGCGTAAACAGGACGTCCTGCTGTGTGATCACATTGTCAAAGTCGGGGACGATGGTGTCGGCCCGTAGGGTATCATCGAGGTCGGTGCATCCCGCCAGGGCGAGAAACAGGAAGGGGAGGTATCGTTTCATGGTAATTTAAATTGCGTCATACGCGATATAAGCGCCTAAAAGGCCGTATTCATAGTCAGGATCGGAGGCTTGTCGGAAGAAATCATAACTCACCCAGCAGTAACCTTCGTTGCCCCAGTCGGTTCCCCATGAGTTCACCACCTTGAACGCGGCCAGGTCGTCGTCGTACCCCACCACGAGCATGGCGTGTGAGCCGACAAGTTGCGTGCTGTCGCAATGGAGGTACACGAAGCGGTTGTCGGCATCCCGGGGTGTGGCCGCCCGGAACGACTGGTCGAGTTTCATACCGATGACCACCGGCATCTGCGTAGCGATCATCGCCTTTACGACATTGCGGGTTGTGAAGGAACCGGTTTCCGCAAGCGGGTAGACCGCGTAATAGTCACTAATTTTATGGGCCTCGGCCTCGGTTCGTGCCACGCTTCCGGGCTGGTAGGTGCATACGGAAGGGTTGTACGGAAAATACGCCCATGTGCAGGCCCCTTGTGCTTTCAATACATGGAGTGCGTTCTCGATGCAGGTGCCCACATCGCAACCGCCGGCTTCTTTCGCCTGGTTATAAACATACGCCGGACTCATCACCTGGTCGAAGGTGGTAAACACATGGCCATATTGGATTTTTTCCTGATAGCTTTTTAGGTAATAGGTCGTGGCCCACGCCACGCAGCTTCCCTGCGCCCCCTGGCTTCGCACGGGCGGCATATCGGCACTGAGGTCAAACAGCACCGGGAGGTCGGGCGGAATCTCAAAAACCGGTAGCGGCAGCGCGGGCTCGGTAATGCTCGCGCAGCCTGCGTCATTGAGGCCACAGTTTTTCGGGTCGTTTTGTGCAACTTCCGTCTCAATAGGCGTTTCGGGATCGATGGGTGGATTTTCTTCCTCCGGCTCCGGCTCCCAGTCAATCGGATTGACGTTATCGGGTGGGCGCGTGCGGCTTCCCACGGGTTCGGTTTCACAGCTTAGGGCTGAAAATGCGATGAAGATGGCAACCAGGAGACGTAGTTTCATATGACCTGTTTTAGCTATAGTCGACCACAAAGCAAAAGGTTGCCTCAAAAAAGAAACCCTGCTCCGATAGAAGCAGGGTTTCCTGAATTAACCTATATATATAACTGGTACTATTCCTGTGTTTCGTCGTTGTGTGACTCACGGGATTCTTCTTGGTCCGGGCGTGGTTCGCGCGGCGGACGGTTGTCATCACGACGTGGCCCACGGTCATCACGACGCGGTCCGCGATCGTCACGGCGGGGTCCACGGTCATCGCGACGTGGTCCGCGGTCATCGCGACGCTCCGGGCGCGGTGCATTCTCATCACGAGGAGGGCGTGGGAGAAGCGCCTTACGGGAAACACGCTCTTTCTTCGTCTTCGGATCGATACCCATGAATTTCACATCAAGTTCATCACCCATGTTGACCACATCGGTTACGTTCTCCGTGCGCTCCCATGCCAATTCTGACACGTGCAGCAGGATTTCGTTACCCGGCGCGTCGAGGTATTCCACTACCGCACCGAAGTCCATGATCTTGATGACTTTCACGCGGTACGTCTCACCGATTTCCGGTTTGAACTTAAGCGCTTCGATCTTGGCCAGAACCATGTCGATACCATCCTGGTCGGTACCGAGGATTTCGACAACACCCTGGTCGTCGACTTCGTTGAGTACGATGGTCGTTTTCGACAATTTCTGGAGTTCCTGGATATTCTTTCCACCTGGTCCGATGAACGGCCCAATGTATTGGCTTGGCATGTACGCCATGATGATCTTCGGCGCATTTGGTTTCAGTTGCGGACGTGAAGCTGGGATGGCCTCTGTCAGCTTCTCCAAAATGTGAAGACGTCCGGCACGTGCCTGTTCCAACGCCTGCTCCATGATATCATAACGAAGTCCTTCAATCTTAATGTCCATCTGGCAGGCCGTGATACCGTCAGCGGTACCCGTTACTTTGAAGTCCATGTCACCCAGGTGATCTTCATCCCCAAGGATATCCGACAATACGGCCCAACGACCGGTAGCATCGTCTGAGATGAGTCCCATGGCGATACCCGATACCGGCTTCACCATACCAACACCTGAATCAAGAAGCGCCATCGTGCCGGCACAAACAGTGGCCATGGAAGACGATCCGTTTGATTCAAGAACTTCCGATACGATACGGATGGTATAGGCACAATCTTCCGGGATCATGTTTTTCAACGCCCGTTGCGCCAGGTTTCCGTGGCCTACCTCACGACGTGACGTACCGCGTAGCGGACGTGCCTCACCAGTTGAGAAAGGAGGGAAGTTGTAGTGCAGGTAGAAACGCTCTTCACCTTGCTCAGATGGTGTATCGATGATGTTCGCTTCGCGCGATGTACCAAGGGTGACGGTCGCCAACGCCTGGGTTTCACCCCGTGTGAAGATAGCAGAACCGTGGGTGCGTGGCAGATAATCGACCTCACACCAGATCGGACGGATGTCGGTTGTCTTACGTCCGTCAAGACGGATGCCTTTTTCAAGGATGACGTTACGGACGGCCTCTTTCTGTACTTTATACAGATACGTGCTCACCAGGTCACCGTTCTCGGCAAGTTCTTCTTCGGTGAACGTCGCGATGACCTCCTCCTTAACGGCTGAGAATTTCTCGCTGCGCTCCTGCTTGGACGAACCTTCAAGTGCAATGGCGTAGTACTTGTCGTAAGCGGCTTCTTTCACGCGGGCATAGACGGCCTCGTTTGACTTGTCACCTTCGTATTCGCGCATCGCTTTGCCAACAGCCGCACGCATGCGTTCCTGGGCGGCAACCTGTACCTTGATGGCGTCATGGGCGAATTTGATGGCTTCGACCATTTCCTTTTCGGAAATCTCTTTCATCTCACCTTCTACCATCGCAACAGAGTCGGCAGACGCACCGATCATCATGTCGATGTC
This genomic interval from Flavobacterium sp. HJ-32-4 contains the following:
- a CDS encoding RNA polymerase sigma factor produces the protein MDLDNIIKGCMDGDRKAREALYGRYRNTLFALSLKYCANLEEAEDNLHNAFVEIFTNIRSFANKGSFEGWMKRITIHKAIDSYRKTFGLVALPDKLPDDTTVDEDEMDVSLDRLLELVQRLPNQYRLVFCLYELDDYSHKEIASMLDITEGTSKSNLHKAKALLKRELQQTPINPKKVSNGK
- a CDS encoding polyribonucleotide nucleotidyltransferase; protein product: MIPNVITEVIDLGDGRTISIETGKLAKQADGSVVVRMGDTMLLATAVSARTANPGVDFLPLTVDYREKFASSGRFPGGFFKREARPSDKEVLTMRLVDRVLRPLFPDDYHAETQVMIQLMSHDEEVMPDSLAGLAASAAIAVSDLPFPTLISEVRVARVDGKFIINPSPSQLEASDIDMMIGASADSVAMVEGEMKEISEKEMVEAIKFAHDAIKVQVAAQERMRAAVGKAMREYEGDKSNEAVYARVKEAAYDKYYAIALEGSSKQERSEKFSAVKEEVIATFTEEELAENGDLVSTYLYKVQKEAVRNVILEKGIRLDGRKTTDIRPIWCEVDYLPRTHGSAIFTRGETQALATVTLGTSREANIIDTPSEQGEERFYLHYNFPPFSTGEARPLRGTSRREVGHGNLAQRALKNMIPEDCAYTIRIVSEVLESNGSSSMATVCAGTMALLDSGVGMVKPVSGIAMGLISDDATGRWAVLSDILGDEDHLGDMDFKVTGTADGITACQMDIKIEGLRYDIMEQALEQARAGRLHILEKLTEAIPASRPQLKPNAPKIIMAYMPSQYIGPFIGPGGKNIQELQKLSKTTIVLNEVDDQGVVEILGTDQDGIDMVLAKIEALKFKPEIGETYRVKVIKIMDFGAVVEYLDAPGNEILLHVSELAWERTENVTDVVNMGDELDVKFMGIDPKTKKERVSRKALLPRPPRDENAPRPERRDDRGPRRDDRGPRRDDRGPRRDDRGPRRDDNRPPREPRPDQEESRESHNDETQE
- a CDS encoding LA_2272 family surface repeat-containing protein, whose translation is MKKILLLALLIAGSASAQDSLPGHIQRGFSLSPISRKVSRVDGWVLGVGHYRSKLIERQTVNGLNTELSPTGAAFVLAGIVRVMYLSKRGEIPIIDSLPAAAPTFIRVNGINVSTGGFIEEGAEVRGLNLSTATLLNRMQGVSVSALAVGAVRVDGFTISPFSSIRHLNGGSISLTNSAWEVRGTQIGLLNMTRELRGLQLGAINSARSSRYGFQIGLINRTHRGFQLGLLNINKKRVLPLLNW
- a CDS encoding C1 family peptidase; translated protein: MKLRLLVAIFIAFSALSCETEPVGSRTRPPDNVNPIDWEPEPEEENPPIDPETPIETEVAQNDPKNCGLNDAGCASITEPALPLPVFEIPPDLPVLFDLSADMPPVRSQGAQGSCVAWATTYYLKSYQEKIQYGHVFTTFDQVMSPAYVYNQAKEAGGCDVGTCIENALHVLKAQGACTWAYFPYNPSVCTYQPGSVARTEAEAHKISDYYAVYPLAETGSFTTRNVVKAMIATQMPVVIGMKLDQSFRAATPRDADNRFVYLHCDSTQLVGSHAMLVVGYDDDLAAFKVVNSWGTDWGNEGYCWVSYDFFRQASDPDYEYGLLGAYIAYDAI
- a CDS encoding DUF72 domain-containing protein, with product MIFGKVDDPGLVDFTLPVDAPETKGVLSKGNPKAFEAFVGCAKWNRTDLKGFYPRGTKDELTYYATQFNSIELNATFYGMPKWEQVEAWRDKTPEGFRFFPKVSDLITHYRRLNNVEEPISTFANAVSNFGDKLGMAFLQLHDNFKPKDFAKLEAALRMFPAGFPLAVEVRNGEWFADKTTLDAFCGLLSELGMANIIVDTAGRRDMLHMRLTTPVAFVRYVGANHPSDVPRLDEWVERIADWKKQGLEKLYFFVHQNIEKESPLLSSYFIERLNAAIGTDLKIPARQVAQQSELF
- the rpe gene encoding ribulose-phosphate 3-epimerase, which gives rise to MSKTLIAPSVLAADFANLQRDIEMINASEADWFHIDIMDGVFVPNISFGMPVLESTVKYMKKVVDVHLMIVDPDRYIKTFAALGTHNLTVHYEACTHLHRTLQAIKAEGMKAGVALNPHTPVALLEDVIKDIDLVCVMSVNPGFGGQSFIENTYDKVRKLKALITSKGASTLIEIDGGVNAGNAKALVEAGADVLVAGNFVFRSEDPVATVASLRQLLA
- a CDS encoding RNA polymerase sigma factor RpoD/SigA gives rise to the protein MRQLKITKQVTNRETASLDKYLQEIGKVDLITADEEVELAQKIKAGDQKALEKLTKANLRFVVSVAKQYQNQGLTLPDLINEGNLGLIKAAQRFDETRGFKFISYAVWWIRQSILQALAEQSRIVRLPLNKIGSINKINKMYALLEQSNERPPSAEEIAKELDMTVNDVKESMKNSGRHLSMDAPLVEGEDSNLYDVLRSGESPNPDRELIHESLRTEIERSLETLTPREADVVRLYFGLGDQHPMTLEEIGETFDLTRERVRQIKEKAIRRLKHTSRSKILKTYLG